GCTTCCCCACGGGCCACAGCCTCGGCCGCCGCAGCATTGGAACTGGCCGGCACGAACTCTGCCTCCGGCAAATTGTCTTTTACCCAACCGCGGATTTGCTGGAACGCCACCGGGTGGGTGCTCAGCCGCGCAATGTCGCCCGCGCCTTGCCGGGTCATGATGCTAAAGGCCACGGGGATATCCACCTCGCGGTAAATCTGCACCGGTTCGGCTTCAACCAGCGCATCAAAGGTGGTGGTGACCGCACCATCGACGGAATTTTCAATGGCTACGCAGGCGTATTCCGCCTGCCCGGCGCGCACGGCGGCCACGGCCTCCGAAGGCGAGCCAACCGGCATGGTCTCTACCTGCGGCAGGTGCGCGGCAAACTTATGCACGGCGGCTTCCGTGAAGGTTCCGGCTGGCCCCAGGAAGGCGATGGTGGTAGTCATGCACGTCACCTTAGCCCACTAGACTGGTGCCCCATGGACTTTTCCGTAGAACAACTCCGCGCGGATCTGCACGGCCTTACCCCCGAGGAGCACGGTTTCACCTACCTGGATGTGGACCGCGAGCCCTCCGGCCGCGGCCGGCTGAGCGGCTGGGTCCTCTCCGCCAAGGACCTCTGCGATGTCCGCGGCATGCCCACGACCTTGGGAAATGTCGATCGCACTTACTACCCCGAGCGCAGCGATGCCTTTATTGAGGCCTTGGAGAAGCAGGGTGCGCGCATCATCGGTAAATCCTCCACCCCGGAGTTGGGTCTGCGCGTAGATACGGAACCAGTAGGCCTGCCCCATCCCTATAATCCCCTCTATCCCGGCTGCACTCCGGGTGGTTCCTCGGGTGGTGCGGCGGTACAGGTCGCGCGGGGGTTGCTGCGCGCGGCGCACGCCAGCGATGGCGGCGGTTCCATCCGAGTGCCGGCCGCGGCCTGCGGCGTGGTGGGCTTTAAACCGGCAGGTGATGAACTGGGTGTGCAGGGCTTTATCACCCGGACCGTGGCCGATAATGCCTTTCTGCATGGCCACCGCATGATCACCCCGCGCGCCCGCATTGGCCTGCTCGTAGAGCCGCTGTTTTGCGACGCCAACGTCGATGCCCACCACCTGCGCGCCGCCCGCGAGGCCGCCCAACGCCTACAAGCTGCCGGCTTCACCGTGGTGCCCATTTCCCCGTATCCGCAGGCCCGGGCCACCTTTGCGCATTTCCGCACGACCTTTACCTCCCGTTTGGCGGGGCTCAACCCGGCGGCAGGCTACGCCGAGTGGATCGCTCAGCAGGGCCGGCGCGTGAGCGCCGCTGAGCTGGCCGCGGCGCGGGCGCATGTCCGGCGGCTGCCCGACTTGCTGGCCCAGGAATGGGGCGTCGATGCCATCCTCACCCCAATGCTCACCACGGACCCGCCGCGTATTGGTTCGTTCCTGTCCCTGCCCCATGCGGAGAATTTCGCGGCCCAGACCCGGTGGTCTCCGTGGGGTTCCCTCTTCAACATGGCCCGCCTGCCAGCCATTTCCGTGCCATGGGCCGTTCCCAATCACCCGCCGGTGGGCGTGCACCTGGGAGGCATTACGCTTTCCGACGCCGCCCTGCTCGGCCTCGCCCACATCCTCCACCCATGACCAAGTCCCTACGCGCCGAACTGCTCATCGTCCTTACCCTCACCTTTGGCATTTCCGGGGTGCGGGCGGTGTTAAACCTCATCAATTCCCTGGCCGCGCCGCAGCGGCTCGACGAGCAATCGGTCACGCTCAATTCCAGCCAATCCTCCCTTGCCTGGGTGGATATGGGACTGCAGTTGTGCTCGTCCGCCGTGCTCTTTTCCTATGGAGCCTTAGCGCTTTTCCTGCTGGCCAAGGACCGCTTTGTGCCCCGTGCCCACCGCGCCCGCGACTGGCTAGAAGGAGCAGGGCTTGCCGCCCTCATTGGCATCCCGGGGCTCGCCCTGTATTTCGCGGCGGTGCACTTGGGGTGGAGCAAGGAGGTCATCCCCGGCGACTTCGCCAATGCTTGGGTAGAAATCCCCGTTTCCCTCCTCAAGGCCGCTGCCAACGCCTTCGCGGAGGAAACCGTGGTGGTGATGTGGCTGATGACGCGCTTGCGCCAGGCCCGCTGGTCGCTGCCAGCAGCGCTTGCCGCCAGCTCCATTCTCCGCGGTTCTTATCACCTCTACCAGGGAGTTTCCGCTGGCTTTGGCAATATCATCATGGGTTTAATTTACGGCTATTACTACCACCGCACGGGGCGGGTATGGCCGCTGGTCATAGCGCACTTTCTTATCGACGCCGTCGCATTCGTGGGTTATTCCTTCCTGTGAAAATGCCTGTAGGGGACGTCGCGAAGCAGGCGTTGCTCCCTGCTCCTTGTAAGGTATAGCGCATGACTGAATCAGGACGAGATCCGCATAGGGAGGCCCGCCGCGCCGGCGACGACTCCTCCACTGAATTCGTCCTTGGGGCCGATGGACGTCCCCTCAAGGATCGATACGGCCGCCCCATTCGACGCCGTTCCTCCGCCCGCCCGGCGCCGCGGCGCGTGGAACCCGAGCAACAATCCTTTCGCGCTCCGCAGCCACAGCAACAGCCCCCGCGCCGCACTCCGCCCCCAACACCCAGCCGCTACCCCAGCCAGTACCGCGCGCAGCAGCGCCCGCCTCGTCGTACCGAACCGCGCCCCGCACCCCGGCAACGCCCGCACAGCCGGCGTAAAAAGGTCAATCCGGCCAAGCGCGCCCTCGGCTGCGTTGGCTTGGCGCTCGTTGTCCTACTGGTATTCAACCTCGTCTTCATGTTCTGGGCCGATGCCCGCCTCACCCGCGTGGAGGCGCTGCCAGAAGAACAGGTGTCTAATACCGCTGGCACCAATTGGTTGCTCGTCGGTTCCGATTCCCGCCAAGGCCTCAGCGAGGAACAGCAGGCGGAGCTCGGCACCGGTGGTGATGTGGGCGAAGGCCGCACCGATACCATCATGCTGCTGCACATCCCTCGCACCGGCAAGGCCAAGCTCGTTTCCATCCCACGCGATAGCTACGTGGAAGTCCCCGGTTTCGGCATGGACAAGATCAATGCCGCCTTTACCTACGGTGGACCGCAGCTCCTTGCCCAAACCGTCGAAGGCACGACCGGTTTGCACATCGACCACTATGCCGAGATCGGCATGGGCGGCCTAGCCAATGTGGTCGACTCCGTCGGCGGCGTAGACGTATGCGTGAAAGAACCCATCAATGACCCGCTGGCCGGCATTGATCTCCAAGATGGCTGCCAGAAGCTGAAGGGCCGCGACGCCCTCGGTTACGTGCGCACCCGCGCCACCGCCATGGGTGACCTTGACCGCGTGCAGCGACAGCGCGAATTCTTCTCCGCATTGCTGGATAAGGTTGCTTCCCCAGCCACCCTGATTAACCCATTCCGCGCCTTCTCCTTGGTCAACCACACCGCCTCCTCGTTCATCGTCGGTGAGGGCGACCACGTCTGGCACCTCGCCCGTGTGGCACTTGCCATGGGCTCGGGTGTGGAAACAGAAACCGTCCCCATCGGCGGTTTCCAAGACACCGAGGTAGGAAACGTCGTCCTCTGGGACGATGAAGCAGCCTCCGGGTTGTGGGATTCCCTCAAATAGGGATCAAAAAATGGCCCGGGCCCCGAAGCCACCGGCTTTAAAAAGCGCTATGCCCGCATTATTGAACTTGCTGCCAGGAGCGCCGACTGCCACTTCAACCCCGTCGACTCCTGGCACACACTGCTCCACCCAGACGGCAAGGCCATTAAAAACTCCCACATTCACGGCATTACCAAGGACATCGGGGCCTGCGCCCACAACGCACCGCTTGGCTCCAAAATGATAGTTGCTGAGGTCGACTGCATGACCGGAGTCGAAGAGGACGAGCACTTTCCTTTCATCGACACCATTGACCTTGCTAAGCAAATACTCGACCGCGGCCCCTACAACCTACCGGCACTCCTTGACCGCCTAGGACTGGACAATCCCGACGCGCACGCAGCAGTAGCTGATGCGACCGCCACGGTGAACATGCTCCACGCCCTCTTAGGATTCAAACGCGGCGAAATTGGCCGCATGATTTTCCGCCAAGGCGAAGCATTCCACGCCACCAACACCTGGCAGAAAAGCCACGCCACACTACTACTCCCGCGCAACATATAGGCCTACTACCAGCGCCCACACTGGACACAGTGGCCTGTAGAAGTGAAGCGTCCTAGGCTCAGCTAAGGAAGGATTGAACTATGCCTAGAAGATATTCCGCTGAGTTCAGGGAGAAGGAGATCCATCAGATCATCGAAATGGTCCGTCTGGAGTCTTGCTCACTGCAACACGCCTACATGGAGGTCGGTGAGCTACT
The nucleotide sequence above comes from Corynebacterium tuberculostearicum. Encoded proteins:
- a CDS encoding amidase — protein: MDFSVEQLRADLHGLTPEEHGFTYLDVDREPSGRGRLSGWVLSAKDLCDVRGMPTTLGNVDRTYYPERSDAFIEALEKQGARIIGKSSTPELGLRVDTEPVGLPHPYNPLYPGCTPGGSSGGAAVQVARGLLRAAHASDGGGSIRVPAAACGVVGFKPAGDELGVQGFITRTVADNAFLHGHRMITPRARIGLLVEPLFCDANVDAHHLRAAREAAQRLQAAGFTVVPISPYPQARATFAHFRTTFTSRLAGLNPAAGYAEWIAQQGRRVSAAELAAARAHVRRLPDLLAQEWGVDAILTPMLTTDPPRIGSFLSLPHAENFAAQTRWSPWGSLFNMARLPAISVPWAVPNHPPVGVHLGGITLSDAALLGLAHILHP
- a CDS encoding exonuclease domain-containing protein, producing the protein MTGVEEDEHFPFIDTIDLAKQILDRGPYNLPALLDRLGLDNPDAHAAVADATATVNMLHALLGFKRGEIGRMIFRQGEAFHATNTWQKSHATLLLPRNI
- a CDS encoding CPBP family intramembrane glutamic endopeptidase translates to MTKSLRAELLIVLTLTFGISGVRAVLNLINSLAAPQRLDEQSVTLNSSQSSLAWVDMGLQLCSSAVLFSYGALALFLLAKDRFVPRAHRARDWLEGAGLAALIGIPGLALYFAAVHLGWSKEVIPGDFANAWVEIPVSLLKAAANAFAEETVVVMWLMTRLRQARWSLPAALAASSILRGSYHLYQGVSAGFGNIIMGLIYGYYYHRTGRVWPLVIAHFLIDAVAFVGYSFL
- a CDS encoding LCP family protein; this translates as MTESGRDPHREARRAGDDSSTEFVLGADGRPLKDRYGRPIRRRSSARPAPRRVEPEQQSFRAPQPQQQPPRRTPPPTPSRYPSQYRAQQRPPRRTEPRPAPRQRPHSRRKKVNPAKRALGCVGLALVVLLVFNLVFMFWADARLTRVEALPEEQVSNTAGTNWLLVGSDSRQGLSEEQQAELGTGGDVGEGRTDTIMLLHIPRTGKAKLVSIPRDSYVEVPGFGMDKINAAFTYGGPQLLAQTVEGTTGLHIDHYAEIGMGGLANVVDSVGGVDVCVKEPINDPLAGIDLQDGCQKLKGRDALGYVRTRATAMGDLDRVQRQREFFSALLDKVASPATLINPFRAFSLVNHTASSFIVGEGDHVWHLARVALAMGSGVETETVPIGGFQDTEVGNVVLWDDEAASGLWDSLK